In Candidatus Kaistella beijingensis, a genomic segment contains:
- a CDS encoding NuoI/complex I 23 kDa subunit family protein yields MKLTNRSKVVSNKKMSFAEKLYIPAVLQGMGITMRHAAKTVFGDGTATIQYPEEVRPRVKIWRGEHVLKRDDEGRERCTACGLCAVACPAEAITMTSAERTKDEMHLYREEKYASVYEINMLRCIFCGMCEEACPKSAIYLTDRIVNVEENRGSFIYGKDKLVEKINERIDISSRQTKLQEESLEKKSLK; encoded by the coding sequence ATGAAATTAACGAATAGATCCAAAGTGGTCAGCAACAAAAAAATGTCGTTCGCGGAGAAATTATACATTCCTGCGGTGCTGCAAGGTATGGGAATTACCATGCGGCACGCTGCGAAAACGGTTTTTGGTGATGGCACTGCCACAATCCAATATCCTGAAGAAGTACGGCCGAGAGTGAAAATTTGGCGCGGCGAACATGTGCTGAAACGCGACGATGAGGGCAGAGAAAGATGTACTGCATGCGGACTTTGTGCCGTTGCCTGTCCTGCAGAAGCGATTACGATGACTTCGGCGGAACGTACGAAAGACGAAATGCATCTTTATCGCGAAGAAAAATATGCATCGGTTTACGAAATCAATATGTTGCGTTGTATTTTCTGTGGAATGTGTGAAGAGGCTTGTCCAAAATCGGCGATTTACTTGACCGACCGAATTGTAAATGTGGAAGAAAATCGCGGAAGTTTCATCTACGGAAAAGACAAACTTGTGGAGAAAATTAACGAGAGAATCGATATTTCGAGCAGACAGACGAAATTGCAGGAAGAATCTCTAGAAAAAAAATCGCTGAAATAA
- a CDS encoding NADH-quinone oxidoreductase subunit J family protein, producing the protein MEQVLFFFVAFCAVASAVYFVFAKNPLYAILSLIVTMFSIAGLYILLNAQFLGIVQIIVYAGAIMVLFLYILMMLNLNKADESKKQNLMKFIGVFSAGLLLIGILGAFRGLKFNTFAGNSDAGVGLTKNLGRLLFNEYVLPFELASLLILAGIVSAVLIGKKDL; encoded by the coding sequence ATGGAACAGGTATTATTTTTCTTTGTCGCATTTTGCGCTGTTGCAAGTGCTGTTTATTTTGTGTTTGCTAAAAATCCATTATACGCTATCTTGTCGCTGATTGTAACGATGTTTTCTATTGCGGGACTTTATATTTTATTGAACGCACAGTTTTTGGGAATCGTTCAAATCATCGTTTATGCAGGTGCAATTATGGTGTTGTTCCTTTATATTTTAATGATGTTGAATCTGAATAAAGCAGACGAAAGCAAGAAACAAAATCTGATGAAATTCATCGGGGTGTTTTCTGCGGGATTGCTTTTGATAGGAATTTTGGGCGCATTCAGAGGTTTGAAATTCAACACTTTTGCGGGCAATTCAGATGCAGGAGTTGGTTTGACGAAAAATCTCGGACGATTATTGTTTAACGAATATGTTTTGCCATTCGAACTTGCATCGCTGCTTATTTTGGCGGGAATTGTGAGTGCGGTTTTAATCGGTAAAAAAGATTTATAG
- the nuoK gene encoding NADH-quinone oxidoreductase subunit NuoK: MGEMNSFIQTVPLEYFIMLCSVLFCLGVLGVLVRKNAIIILGCVELMLNSVNLLLAAFSSYKGDGNGQILVFFIMVVAAAEVAVGLAIIAMLYRNTKSVDISIFNKLRG; the protein is encoded by the coding sequence ATGGGAGAAATGAATTCATTTATACAGACCGTTCCGTTGGAATACTTCATCATGTTGTGTTCGGTGCTGTTCTGTCTTGGTGTTCTCGGAGTTTTGGTGAGAAAAAACGCCATCATCATTTTGGGTTGTGTGGAGTTGATGCTGAATTCTGTAAACCTTTTGTTGGCAGCATTTTCAAGCTATAAAGGCGACGGAAACGGGCAGATTTTAGTGTTCTTCATCATGGTGGTTGCAGCGGCAGAAGTTGCGGTTGGTTTAGCGATTATCGCGATGTTGTACCGAAACACAAAATCAGTGGACATCAGTATATTTAATAAATTAAGAGGATAA
- the nuoL gene encoding NADH-quinone oxidoreductase subunit L, with product MENLVYAIILLPLIGFLFNGLFGKKLPKMVVGTVATLVVFASFCIAVSLFLKTDSTTPPTIVRAFEWFRVNGIQVNFGFQIDQLSLMMIMIITGIGSLIHLYSIGYMSHDKGFYKFFTYLNLFIFSMLLLVMGSNYLILFIGWEGVGLCSYLLIGFWYENKEYGAAARKAFIMNRIGDLGMIIGILMIAYQTNAVDFLSVAQNSGKFELDSNIIIFITASLFIGAVGKSAQIPLFTWLPDAMAGPTPVSALIHAATMVTAGIYLVVRSNFLFSLAPTTMDGILFVGLLTALVAAFIGLRQNDIKKVLAYSTVSQLGFMFVAVGVGAYTTAMFHLMTHAFFKALLFLGSGSVIHAMSGEQDMRFMGGLKKKIPITHITFLIGTLAISGFPFLSGMISKDEILANTFGRSPIVWGVLFLVATLTAIYMFRMYYLTFHGEFRGTEEQKHHLHESPTNMTLPLIVLAVLSVIGGFINLPHFIGHGHYAKLDQWLKSIYVYDVELPQVPFGTEMILLGLTVLMFFVVWFVVKNIYVNKKKMALEEAQYTGWERLSNKKLFLDEIYNATFVKMTEGLGVGGNMFDKGVLNKFVDFIGWGAEDSGRAAKRLQNGNVENYVLIMSLAIGIILIVNFLLQ from the coding sequence ATGGAAAATTTAGTTTACGCAATTATACTTTTGCCATTAATAGGATTTCTGTTCAACGGACTTTTCGGGAAAAAACTTCCGAAAATGGTGGTGGGAACTGTTGCAACACTGGTGGTTTTTGCCTCTTTCTGTATTGCAGTGAGTTTATTTTTAAAGACAGATTCCACCACGCCGCCTACAATTGTACGTGCTTTTGAATGGTTTCGGGTGAATGGAATTCAGGTGAATTTCGGTTTCCAAATCGACCAATTGTCATTGATGATGATAATGATTATTACAGGAATCGGTTCGTTAATCCACCTCTACTCGATTGGTTACATGAGCCACGACAAAGGTTTCTACAAATTTTTTACATACTTGAATCTTTTCATTTTTTCGATGCTTTTATTGGTAATGGGAAGCAATTATCTAATTCTTTTCATTGGTTGGGAAGGTGTTGGTTTGTGTTCTTATCTACTCATCGGATTTTGGTATGAAAATAAAGAATACGGTGCTGCTGCAAGAAAAGCGTTCATCATGAACAGAATCGGTGACCTTGGAATGATTATCGGGATTCTGATGATTGCTTATCAAACGAATGCCGTAGATTTTCTATCTGTAGCACAAAATTCAGGAAAATTTGAATTGGATTCCAACATCATTATTTTCATCACAGCGAGTTTATTTATTGGAGCAGTCGGAAAATCGGCGCAAATTCCATTATTCACTTGGCTTCCTGATGCAATGGCAGGTCCAACTCCTGTTTCTGCATTAATCCACGCTGCAACCATGGTTACTGCAGGGATTTATTTGGTGGTTCGGTCCAATTTCTTGTTCTCTTTAGCACCAACAACCATGGACGGAATTCTTTTCGTGGGATTGTTAACCGCGTTAGTCGCAGCATTTATTGGTTTAAGACAAAACGACATTAAAAAAGTTCTCGCCTACTCTACAGTTTCTCAATTGGGCTTCATGTTCGTTGCAGTGGGAGTTGGTGCCTATACAACGGCGATGTTTCACTTGATGACACACGCTTTTTTCAAGGCACTTCTTTTCTTGGGTTCAGGTTCCGTAATTCACGCCATGAGCGGAGAACAGGACATGAGATTCATGGGTGGCTTGAAGAAAAAAATTCCAATTACGCATATCACTTTTCTGATTGGAACTTTAGCGATTTCAGGTTTTCCTTTCCTTTCTGGAATGATTTCTAAAGACGAAATTTTAGCCAACACTTTTGGAAGAAGTCCGATTGTTTGGGGCGTTCTTTTCTTAGTGGCTACGTTAACTGCAATTTATATGTTCAGAATGTATTACCTGACTTTCCACGGTGAATTCAGAGGAACAGAAGAACAAAAGCACCACCTTCACGAAAGTCCGACCAATATGACTTTACCATTAATTGTTTTGGCTGTTCTTTCCGTAATCGGTGGTTTCATTAATCTTCCGCATTTTATTGGACATGGTCATTACGCGAAATTAGACCAGTGGTTGAAATCGATTTACGTTTACGATGTCGAGCTTCCTCAAGTGCCATTCGGAACAGAAATGATTTTATTAGGACTGACTGTTTTAATGTTCTTCGTGGTTTGGTTCGTGGTAAAAAATATCTACGTCAACAAAAAGAAAATGGCTTTGGAAGAGGCTCAATACACAGGTTGGGAAAGGCTTTCAAACAAAAAATTATTCTTAGACGAGATATACAACGCAACTTTCGTTAAAATGACAGAAGGTCTTGGTGTGGGTGGAAATATGTTCGATAAAGGTGTTCTGAATAAATTTGTAGATTTCATCGGATGGGGCGCAGAAGATTCAGGAAGAGCCGCAAAACGCCTTCAAAACGGGAATGTGGAGAATTACGTGCTCATCATGTCTTTGGCCATCGGAATTATTTTAATTGTTAACTTTTTATTACAATAG
- a CDS encoding complex I subunit 4 family protein translates to MSYLLLTLLLLPLAGSALVFAWKNPASKYLALGIAFAEMFLTFFMLSSLDFKPTVDGVLQYEINYPWSNFIKSNLHFGIDGMSMLMLLLTNILSVLIILSSFNEKPSYRNTFYGLILLMQFGLVGVFSALDGLLFYIFWEVTLIPIWLIAGIWGQENKKIQFTTRFFVYTFVGSLFMLIGLIYVYTHSASFALTDLYNADLNASEQTVIFWFIFFAFAVKLPIFPFHSWQPDTYTYSPTQGSMLLSGIMLKMAVYGLLRYLLPITPDPILGISGQIVMAMAIYGIVHGALIAIIQNDSKRLIAYSSLSHVGLMVAGIMASAILTMKGSLMIEGGEGALVQAFAHGINVVGLFYCADILYKRFKTRDIRQMGGLAKVAPKFAVLFMVILLGSVALPLTNGFVGEFILIKSIFDYNVLAAVVAGLTMIFSAVYLFRFYGKAMFGKGDERVLASVGDLTDVEFSVMASLVVFVILLGIFPQPIIEMVQSSLKFIFTSMVK, encoded by the coding sequence ATGTCGTATCTGTTATTAACATTACTACTTTTACCTCTTGCAGGTTCAGCATTGGTGTTCGCGTGGAAAAATCCCGCAAGTAAATATTTAGCATTGGGAATTGCGTTTGCAGAAATGTTTCTCACCTTTTTCATGCTTTCAAGTTTAGACTTCAAACCTACTGTTGATGGGGTTTTGCAGTACGAAATCAACTATCCTTGGTCTAATTTTATCAAAAGTAATCTGCATTTCGGGATTGACGGAATGAGCATGTTGATGCTTTTGCTAACCAATATTTTATCGGTTTTAATTATTCTTTCTTCGTTTAATGAAAAACCAAGTTATAGAAACACTTTCTACGGATTAATTTTATTGATGCAGTTCGGTTTAGTGGGAGTTTTCTCCGCTTTAGACGGATTATTATTCTACATTTTCTGGGAAGTAACTTTAATCCCGATTTGGCTCATTGCAGGAATTTGGGGACAGGAAAACAAAAAAATTCAGTTTACAACGAGATTCTTTGTTTACACTTTCGTAGGTTCATTGTTCATGTTGATTGGATTGATTTACGTTTACACGCATTCCGCTTCATTTGCATTGACTGATTTGTACAACGCAGATTTAAACGCATCTGAACAAACCGTGATATTTTGGTTCATCTTCTTTGCATTTGCAGTGAAATTGCCAATTTTCCCGTTCCATTCTTGGCAACCCGATACTTATACCTATTCACCAACTCAAGGTTCAATGCTACTTTCGGGAATCATGTTGAAAATGGCAGTTTACGGATTGTTGAGATATTTATTGCCGATTACACCCGACCCAATTTTGGGAATTTCAGGACAAATTGTAATGGCTATGGCGATTTACGGAATTGTTCACGGTGCTTTGATTGCGATTATTCAAAACGATTCAAAACGATTGATTGCTTATTCATCGCTTTCTCACGTTGGATTAATGGTGGCAGGAATTATGGCTTCAGCAATTTTAACGATGAAGGGGAGTTTGATGATTGAAGGCGGTGAAGGTGCTTTAGTTCAGGCTTTTGCACACGGAATCAATGTGGTTGGTTTATTTTACTGTGCCGATATTTTGTATAAAAGATTCAAAACGAGAGACATCCGACAAATGGGAGGTTTGGCAAAAGTGGCCCCGAAATTCGCCGTTTTATTCATGGTGATTCTGTTGGGTTCCGTTGCGCTTCCTTTAACAAACGGTTTTGTTGGAGAATTCATCTTGATTAAATCCATTTTTGATTACAATGTTTTGGCGGCGGTTGTTGCAGGATTAACGATGATTTTCTCAGCTGTTTATCTTTTCAGATTTTACGGAAAAGCAATGTTCGGAAAAGGTGACGAAAGAGTTTTGGCATCTGTTGGAGATTTAACCGATGTGGAATTTTCTGTCATGGCGAGTTTGGTGGTTTTTGTCATCTTGCTCGGAATTTTCCCGCAACCGATTATCGAAATGGTGCAAAGTTCATTGAAGTTTATTTTCACTTCAATGGTTAAATAG